The sequence TGGACTTTTCGTAGCATTTTCTGCTGAAGACGCAACAAGAACAGACCTTAATTTCCTGAAACAGGTTTATAAAAAAGCTGAAGACTGTGGTGCAGACAGGGTACACATAGCAGACACAGTTGGAGCTATAAGTCCTCAGGGTATGGACTACCTTGTAAGGGAATTAAGATCAGACCTTAAAGCGGAAATAGCACTTCACTGTCACAACGACTTTGGACTGGCAGTTTCAAACTGCATATCTGGACTTCTGGCAGGTGCAAATGCGGTTTCAACAACGGTCAATGGCATAGGGGAAAGGGCAGGTAACACCTCCCTTGAAGAACTCGTTATGAGCCTTTACCTTATCTATGGAGTAGATCTGGGATTCAACATCAGCGTCTTCTACGAACTTTCCCAACTCGTTGGGGAACTAACACACATGAATGTGCCTGAAAACAAACCTATCGTGGGTAAAAACGTATTCAGACATGAATCGGGTATACATGTGGACGCAGTTATAGAAGAACCACTCACATACGAACCATTCCTCCCTGAGATGATAGGACACCACAGAAAAATAGTTCTGGGAAAACATTCAGGCTGTAGAGCTGTTAAGGCAAAACTCGATGCATGTGGAATAGATGTTACAACAGAGGAACTCTGTAAAATTGTTGAAAATGTCAAAAAACGAAGAGAAGAGGGAAAGTACATCAACGATAAACTCTTCAACGAGATAGTGAGATCGGTTCGCGGACCCTTCGATCCATAAGATCTGGTCATAAAATAGATCTAACCATTAGATTTGGATTAAAATTTAAAGGGTAAACTAAGGTCATAATGCCTTAAAAACCTTTTAATCATTGTTAACGTTATTTCAGTGT is a genomic window of Methanobacterium congolense containing:
- a CDS encoding homocitrate synthase family protein translates to MDYFVSPYNKAADLKFPNDVKVYDTTLRDGEQTPGVCLGTSEKLQIARKLDELGIHQIEAGFPVVSKQEEKSVKTIVNEDLDAQILVLSRTKKEDIDKAIDCGVDGIITFMATSDLHLKHKFNMSREDILNICMNSIEHAKDHGLFVAFSAEDATRTDLNFLKQVYKKAEDCGADRVHIADTVGAISPQGMDYLVRELRSDLKAEIALHCHNDFGLAVSNCISGLLAGANAVSTTVNGIGERAGNTSLEELVMSLYLIYGVDLGFNISVFYELSQLVGELTHMNVPENKPIVGKNVFRHESGIHVDAVIEEPLTYEPFLPEMIGHHRKIVLGKHSGCRAVKAKLDACGIDVTTEELCKIVENVKKRREEGKYINDKLFNEIVRSVRGPFDP